The sequence below is a genomic window from bacterium.
CGTTGCACCCGCATGGCGTCGATCCCGCGCTCCTGCCGTTCCCCGTCAACGACGCACTTCGCTGAGCGCTTACGAAGCACCGCCAAAAGGCGATGCGAATCAAACCGACTACCTTAGGGCCGAATATCTTAGAACTTGTACTCCAACGATAACCGCCCATCCACATATTTCTCATTGTCGGAATTACCCGCTTCGATGTCAGCCACCAAGCTCAGGTTATCATTCGTGGCAACGCGGTAGTCAAGGCCCACATAGCCACCTAGCTTATTGTCATCACCGGCGCTGGAAAAGCTGAAGCTGTTACCCGACAGTGCGGCCTGTGTGCGGTCGTTATCACTGTGTCGTGAGGTGAGTCCAACTCGCATCTCAATTTCACTGTGCGAATCAGGTTGCTTGGCAACCGCCAATTGTA
It includes:
- a CDS encoding autotransporter outer membrane beta-barrel domain-containing protein, coding for MRFVHRLPSFNLAFNVAWMDGYSESGTTSSNLTVDDAMARTLTARLQLAVAKQPDSHSEIEMRVGLTSRHSDNDRTQAALSGNSFSFSSAGDDNKLGGYVGLDYRVATNDNLSLVADIEAGNSDNEKYVDGRLSLEYKF